In Synergistota bacterium, the sequence AGTGGAAATTGAGGGATTGCCGGAGGAGTTAAGAAGGGAAATGAACCGTATTATAGATCTGACCTTTGAAGGGGGAAAAGAGCTTTGATTTTCCTCGCTGGCTGTGCGGGCTTTATAGGTAGCAGTGTGGCGGAGCGTCTCCTTAATATGGGTTTTGAGGTATATGGCGTGGATGACCTTAACGAGACTTATGATGTGAGAATAAAAAAGTGGCGTCTTTCTAAGCTCCTTGATAGAAAGGGCTTTAAATTTAAAAAGCTTGATATATCCCAGTGGGATGATTTGCTCCCTCTATTTGAATCTGCTCGATTCTCAGCGGTTTTAAATTTAGCGGCAAGAGCTGGTGTAAGAAGAAGTGTTAGGGATCCTTGGTCCTATTTGAGAGCAAACGAGATTGGTACGTTAAATCTGCTTGAGCTTTCCCGGAGGTTTGGGATCGAGAAGCTCGTTCTCGCTTCCACCTCGAGCGTTTATGGATTAAGTG encodes:
- a CDS encoding NAD-dependent epimerase/dehydratase family protein; translated protein: MIFLAGCAGFIGSSVAERLLNMGFEVYGVDDLNETYDVRIKKWRLSKLLDRKGFKFKKLDISQWDDLLPLFESARFSAVLNLAARAGVRRSVRDPWSYLRANEIGTLNLLELSRRFGIEKLVLASTSSVYGLSDVPFSEDAKADRPLSPYAASKRASECWAYAYHYLYGLDITIFRYFTVYGPAGRPDMSIFKFMKLIYEGKEITIYGDGSQERDFTYIDDIVEGTVRALNLKGFQIINLGSD